In the Thermosipho japonicus genome, one interval contains:
- a CDS encoding CRISPR-associated protein Csx11, whose amino-acid sequence MDSCAIEKILNHKEDILKAEIGALLFNIGKTHIGLNNWIKYFPNAKQKIRRYEDYYDKLFKDEIDEVDQVFKNFFNQKIRLPNSSEVEWIKVFDKDFEGIFFRGCENLNSGIDKGFPKEILKRLYISNAFGGFVESVEEKNFDEKRKQFFKNLHNYLKDNNGIENSDWRKVRSWILLEIKKWYTHLLSDNRFPVNDVTLYDQVYMVASLYKAALSGLYLYKEKVDEYINKPSNIKWCILGIQYDKLGLSEKALKISNIQWYRKNIKKVDSEVKQLLEEECPIGNEIYRDETGIYFVVSELLKGEKEGEFYKLKEDLKKLEEKIIEKFREVFNDEIYPAIFLSESSRGLMNLGKLIEKAPENFLKAKVLYKNNENNNNNSLKIGVCQICGVRTVEKKSKLNELICDTCLKRQGERMKNWLDNRNGETIWLDELQDKNGRIALITLKFEPNEWINGNFFNSLLVRVERQSEYENVIKSLLIFIENQINSSEVRKLQLDQFDEKNIEKFLSLFDEGGIKKPYENIFENLKKNKSFDNVEEKNRKIAVTLIKEKAWLEHFSFYDSSTNEIIANTKKKKKYPIEEYYNKKNVKDHLYKIFAINYLILQIKNLILERAIGSRWESLILKNLSDDVINFEQREINWRKLDESTDIEFLSKIILQFLLRKNPSPARLRRIWETTKSFFENLEKKKSKLLGFPKSRCQRLYWERVNIPDGEYADGDILFWAKRNTVYLISSIEKVGNKDSFEIKKIDDDTHFVEKLYIKDANKEEYEPFFTILSPTPVSWQLIIPAEYVPNLIESVKNEYYKYFKWVYGKLPLHIGIVVQNYKKPLYVGLKALRRIRRDFQKWEDLKKKITVGDFKSRQKHAGCCCSCDENNSEQYYSLFERADAVQRGYAFYLYPSNDAKVWIDTTQNSNDKDIFWFYPNTFDFEFLDSNARRNEIYYEKGKRKIFIKKNRPYDVEDWQYFSKFNEFFKNDINSESKLQKLVTLIYSKLLDWDDLYSLKIFILSSFVNVLELMGTKKDEFAKVFGVENWESLEKMPEDKFEEKLYMFIDMFEFWYKILKV is encoded by the coding sequence ATGGATTCATGTGCTATTGAGAAAATTTTGAACCATAAAGAAGATATATTAAAGGCTGAAATTGGAGCGTTACTTTTTAACATTGGAAAAACTCATATTGGGCTTAATAATTGGATAAAATATTTTCCTAATGCAAAGCAAAAAATTAGAAGATATGAAGATTATTATGATAAATTATTTAAAGATGAGATTGACGAAGTAGATCAAGTATTTAAAAACTTTTTTAATCAAAAAATTAGGTTACCTAATTCATCAGAAGTTGAATGGATAAAAGTTTTTGATAAAGATTTTGAGGGAATTTTCTTTAGAGGATGTGAAAATCTAAACTCGGGAATAGATAAAGGATTTCCTAAAGAAATACTTAAAAGATTATATATTTCAAATGCTTTTGGAGGTTTTGTGGAAAGTGTAGAAGAAAAGAATTTTGACGAAAAAAGAAAGCAATTTTTTAAAAATTTACATAACTATTTAAAAGATAATAATGGTATTGAAAATTCTGATTGGCGAAAAGTGCGGAGCTGGATTTTATTAGAAATAAAAAAATGGTACACGCATTTATTGAGTGATAATAGATTTCCTGTTAACGATGTTACTTTATATGATCAAGTTTATATGGTGGCTTCTCTTTATAAAGCAGCTTTATCAGGATTATACTTATACAAAGAAAAAGTTGATGAGTACATTAATAAGCCTAGTAATATAAAATGGTGTATTCTTGGTATTCAATATGATAAATTAGGTCTTTCAGAAAAAGCATTAAAGATATCAAATATACAATGGTATAGAAAAAATATAAAAAAGGTAGATAGTGAGGTAAAACAACTTTTAGAAGAAGAATGTCCGATTGGGAATGAAATCTACAGAGATGAAACGGGAATATATTTTGTTGTTTCTGAACTTTTAAAAGGTGAAAAAGAAGGTGAATTTTATAAATTAAAAGAAGATCTAAAAAAACTAGAAGAAAAAATAATTGAAAAATTTAGAGAGGTTTTTAATGATGAAATATATCCTGCTATTTTTCTTTCAGAATCATCAAGAGGGCTAATGAATTTGGGGAAATTAATTGAAAAAGCACCAGAAAATTTTTTAAAAGCTAAGGTGTTGTATAAAAATAATGAAAATAACAATAACAACAGCTTGAAAATAGGTGTTTGTCAAATATGTGGAGTAAGAACAGTTGAAAAGAAAAGTAAATTAAACGAATTAATATGCGATACCTGCTTAAAAAGGCAAGGGGAAAGAATGAAAAACTGGTTAGATAATAGAAATGGTGAGACTATTTGGCTGGATGAACTACAAGACAAAAATGGAAGAATAGCACTTATAACTTTAAAATTTGAACCAAATGAATGGATTAATGGTAATTTTTTTAATTCATTACTTGTTAGAGTTGAAAGGCAATCTGAATATGAAAATGTTATTAAATCACTATTAATATTTATAGAGAATCAGATAAACAGTTCTGAAGTAAGAAAATTGCAGTTAGACCAATTTGATGAAAAAAATATAGAAAAATTTCTTTCATTGTTTGATGAGGGAGGAATAAAAAAACCGTATGAGAACATCTTTGAAAATTTGAAAAAAAATAAATCATTTGATAATGTAGAAGAAAAAAACAGAAAAATTGCTGTAACTCTTATCAAAGAAAAAGCATGGCTAGAACATTTTTCATTTTATGATAGTTCGACTAACGAAATTATAGCGAACACGAAAAAGAAGAAAAAATATCCTATAGAAGAATATTATAATAAAAAGAATGTAAAAGATCATCTTTATAAAATTTTTGCTATTAACTATTTGATATTACAAATTAAAAATTTAATTTTGGAACGAGCTATTGGATCTAGATGGGAAAGTTTAATATTGAAAAATTTATCGGATGATGTGATTAATTTTGAACAAAGAGAAATAAATTGGAGAAAATTAGATGAAAGTACTGATATTGAATTTTTGAGCAAAATAATATTACAATTCCTCCTCAGAAAAAATCCTTCTCCTGCAAGACTTAGAAGAATTTGGGAAACAACAAAAAGTTTCTTTGAGAATTTAGAAAAGAAAAAATCAAAATTATTGGGTTTTCCCAAGAGTAGATGTCAAAGATTGTATTGGGAAAGAGTAAATATTCCAGATGGCGAGTATGCTGATGGAGATATTCTTTTCTGGGCTAAAAGAAATACAGTATATTTAATTTCATCGATAGAGAAAGTTGGAAACAAGGATTCATTTGAAATTAAAAAAATTGATGATGATACACACTTTGTTGAAAAGCTTTATATAAAAGATGCAAATAAAGAAGAGTACGAACCATTTTTTACAATACTTTCTCCAACACCAGTAAGTTGGCAGCTTATTATTCCTGCAGAATATGTTCCGAATTTGATTGAAAGCGTAAAAAATGAATATTATAAGTATTTCAAATGGGTTTATGGGAAACTCCCTTTACATATTGGCATTGTTGTTCAAAATTATAAGAAACCTTTGTATGTTGGATTAAAAGCGCTAAGAAGAATTAGAAGAGATTTTCAAAAATGGGAGGATTTAAAGAAAAAAATTACTGTGGGCGATTTTAAGAGTAGACAAAAGCATGCTGGTTGTTGCTGCAGCTGTGATGAAAATAATAGTGAACAATATTATTCTTTATTCGAGAGAGCAGATGCTGTTCAAAGAGGATATGCTTTTTATCTATATCCTAGCAATGATGCGAAAGTATGGATTGATACAACACAAAATTCAAATGATAAAGATATTTTTTGGTTTTATCCTAATACATTTGATTTTGAGTTTTTAGATTCAAATGCAAGAAGAAATGAAATATATTATGAAAAAGGAAAAAGGAAAATATTTATTAAGAAAAATAGACCATACGATGTAGAAGATTGGCAATATTTTAGTAAGTTTAATGAGTTTTTCAAGAACGATATTAATTCTGAATCAAAGCTTCAAAAATTAGTTACACTTATATATTCAAAATTGCTTGACTGGGATGATCTATATTCTCTAAAAATCTTCATACTTTCTTCTTTTGTGAATGTTTTAGAGTTAATGGGAACTAAAAAAGACGAGTTTGCAAAAGTTTTCGGAGTGGAAAACTGGGAAAGTTTGGAAAAAATGCCAGAAGATAAATTTGAAGAAAAATTATATATGTTTATCGATATGTTTGAATTTTGGTATAAGATTTTGAAGGTATAA
- a CDS encoding RAMP superfamily CRISPR-associated protein, with protein sequence MNKSLKFETYINMEKDKKNKMLEYNGLMIGNNTLNIIEKVKSLSGILKEDELENYISRLMPYSFIFWAEIELINPYFSKDDEDYNLTKKNLCLKDKAFKIPMIRGSAWKGAFANAFKILINESLFSSNTEEKAIDYIQSFARIFGTGSMEFTKFTKMLSELLENKLKEKSMDEIIKYLIFELGLRLKKDDIDNLRKKENFKNWVRNNIWEKYGETSKKNLPFFLKTHKGRAIFYPTFLSSLSTEVINPHSRKERKGKRPIFFEVVSKDSRGIVQIVYIPFDGIRLEREVLKDQVEKDVKFIKSSFKKISDIGIGAKSKLGWGRFTIEKQKIEICCNEVK encoded by the coding sequence ATGAATAAGTCACTTAAGTTTGAAACATACATAAATATGGAAAAAGATAAAAAAAATAAAATGCTTGAATATAACGGTTTAATGATAGGTAATAATACCTTGAATATAATAGAAAAAGTAAAAAGTCTAAGTGGGATTTTAAAAGAGGATGAGTTGGAAAATTATATAAGTAGGTTAATGCCTTATTCGTTTATTTTTTGGGCAGAAATCGAGCTAATTAATCCATATTTTTCAAAGGATGATGAAGATTATAACTTAACTAAGAAAAATTTATGTTTAAAGGATAAGGCTTTTAAAATACCTATGATTAGAGGCTCTGCATGGAAAGGAGCATTTGCTAATGCTTTTAAAATATTAATTAACGAATCATTGTTTTCATCAAATACAGAAGAAAAAGCAATCGATTATATACAATCTTTTGCAAGAATATTTGGAACAGGTTCTATGGAATTTACGAAATTTACGAAAATGTTGAGTGAATTACTTGAGAATAAATTAAAAGAAAAATCTATGGATGAGATAATTAAGTATTTAATATTTGAATTAGGTCTGAGATTGAAAAAAGATGATATAGACAATTTGAGAAAAAAAGAAAATTTCAAAAATTGGGTAAGAAATAACATATGGGAAAAGTATGGAGAAACGTCAAAAAAGAATCTTCCTTTTTTCTTAAAAACACACAAAGGGCGTGCAATATTTTATCCTACGTTTTTAAGTAGTCTGTCAACGGAAGTCATTAATCCTCACAGCAGAAAAGAAAGAAAAGGAAAAAGACCTATTTTTTTTGAAGTTGTCTCTAAAGATTCAAGAGGTATTGTTCAAATTGTTTATATACCATTTGATGGTATAAGGCTAGAGAGAGAAGTTTTAAAAGATCAAGTAGAAAAAGATGTGAAATTTATAAAATCATCTTTTAAAAAGATTTCCGACATAGGAATTGGTGCGAAAAGCAAACTAGGTTGGGGAAGATTTACGATAGAAAAACAAAAAATTGAAATTTGCTGTAATGAGGTGAAGTAA
- a CDS encoding RAMP superfamily CRISPR-associated protein yields the protein MNKELKIKFKTLSPLWTGNYKGITNEIRPSSLIGSLRFWLDVVCYFSGLQINDLGNFDSKNFQNFILKEGIDFESLNKIFSEFKLSLSSKIFGCNDWKGWIRIKKIKPVGKYCFGNYLNLDNSYRNPYFWGTFEVAFEIEEKIINPIFYPLLYFMELYGFWGGKWSLGYGRLQVVNIKMDGKVLNKWQWRENEFKFKLFEDENKFFSENSEKSDIVKVEEGEEEDFETLLSKNKKINVLFLENIDGKGYSELIKKLKEIKSNKRNGYKISKYLFGSKKEGSKIFPLVTYQIQKDKYEGGLKVGFISIVNFLKGSEKNE from the coding sequence ATGAATAAAGAGCTAAAGATTAAATTTAAAACTCTCAGTCCTTTGTGGACAGGAAACTATAAAGGAATAACTAATGAAATAAGACCTTCAAGCTTAATTGGCTCTTTAAGGTTTTGGTTGGATGTTGTTTGTTATTTTTCAGGTTTACAAATCAATGATTTGGGGAATTTTGATTCAAAAAATTTTCAAAACTTTATTTTAAAAGAGGGGATTGATTTTGAATCTTTGAATAAAATTTTTTCTGAATTTAAACTGAGCTTATCTTCCAAAATTTTTGGTTGTAATGATTGGAAAGGATGGATTAGGATAAAAAAAATAAAACCAGTCGGGAAATATTGTTTTGGTAACTATTTAAATTTAGATAATAGTTATAGAAACCCTTATTTTTGGGGAACGTTTGAAGTTGCTTTTGAAATAGAAGAAAAGATAATTAATCCAATATTTTATCCCTTGTTGTACTTTATGGAATTATATGGTTTTTGGGGAGGAAAATGGTCATTAGGATATGGAAGGTTACAAGTTGTGAATATAAAAATGGACGGAAAGGTATTGAACAAATGGCAATGGAGAGAAAATGAGTTTAAATTTAAATTATTTGAAGATGAGAATAAATTTTTTTCAGAAAATAGTGAAAAAAGTGACATTGTTAAAGTTGAAGAGGGCGAAGAAGAAGATTTTGAAACTTTATTATCTAAAAATAAAAAGATTAACGTTTTATTTTTGGAAAATATTGACGGCAAAGGATATAGTGAATTAATAAAGAAACTTAAAGAGATTAAATCTAATAAACGAAATGGATATAAAATTAGTAAGTATTTGTTTGGAAGTAAGAAAGAGGGAAGTAAAATATTTCCTTTAGTTACGTATCAAATTCAAAAAGATAAATATGAGGGGGGGTTAAAAGTTGGTTTTATCTCAATTGTGAATTTTTTGAAAGGAAGTGAAAAGAATGAATAA
- a CDS encoding acyltransferase, giving the protein MYISETAKVGKNVKFGHNVVIEDNVIIDDEVVIGHNVVVKEGTVIGKGCVIADNTVLGKKPFKASASATTEEKTLPPLVLGEYVTIGANCVIYRGAILKDFVFVGDLASIREDVEIDEYTIIGRGVTVENKTRIGKYVKIETEAYITAISTIEDYCFVAPEVTFTNDNFLGRTEERKKYFKGPTLRKGARIGANATILPGIEIGEDALIAAGAVVTKNVPPKKIFAGVPAKEFRDVPEEQLLKNQKYYKE; this is encoded by the coding sequence ATGTATATTTCTGAAACAGCAAAAGTAGGTAAAAATGTAAAATTTGGACATAACGTTGTTATTGAAGATAATGTAATAATAGACGATGAAGTGGTTATAGGACACAATGTAGTAGTTAAAGAAGGCACAGTTATTGGGAAAGGCTGTGTTATAGCAGATAATACTGTTTTAGGTAAAAAGCCTTTTAAGGCAAGTGCTTCAGCTACAACAGAAGAGAAAACTTTACCACCTCTTGTTTTAGGGGAATATGTAACAATAGGTGCTAACTGTGTTATATATAGAGGAGCGATTTTGAAAGACTTTGTTTTTGTTGGGGACCTTGCAAGTATTAGAGAAGATGTAGAAATAGATGAATATACAATTATTGGTAGGGGTGTTACTGTTGAAAATAAAACAAGGATTGGAAAGTATGTAAAAATAGAGACAGAAGCATATATAACGGCAATTTCTACCATAGAAGATTACTGTTTTGTAGCACCAGAAGTTACATTTACTAACGATAACTTTCTTGGGAGGACAGAAGAAAGAAAGAAATACTTTAAGGGGCCAACTTTGAGGAAAGGTGCAAGAATAGGTGCAAATGCAACTATTTTACCTGGGATTGAAATAGGGGAAGATGCATTAATTGCTGCAGGCGCTGTTGTTACAAAAAATGTGCCACCTAAAAAAATATTTGCGGGAGTTCCCGCAAAAGAATTTAGAGATGTACCAGAAGAGCAGCTTTTGAAAAATCAAAAGTATTATAAAGAATGA
- a CDS encoding glycosyltransferase family 4 protein: MKVVILNHYASIPSFGSAETRHYEIGKRLVEKGHEVSIVVGNYSHLLQRRWTELKDNYFVENGVEYFVVDTREYKSNGVSRFFSSYDYYKNGKKLLLKKPDIIVASSPHPFAWKLGSYYSKKYKVPYVVEIRDIWPDDLIEAGILPVKHIVVKVFDYMCKKYYSKSSGIISLVPDISEHLKRLKIIFEKPIYFIPNGIDTKIFNNVMREDIVDELFNKIPENTIKIVYTGSLGPSNGLDYIVKEIKKLPDNLKNKFSFVFIGAGSKKDELKKIAQSEKNVYFFDPIPKKYIPYLIKEKSDILLFSLSDFNNTKYPAYSSFKLMDYMASGKPILSIYHPGLLLSETEDAIFYIPKKEGSFEKAIFYIFNNLDDVLKMGKKNKEYIEKYRKWDVLVEEFEDILISMLKK; this comes from the coding sequence TTGAAAGTAGTAATTCTAAATCATTATGCAAGTATACCTTCTTTTGGCTCAGCAGAAACCAGGCATTATGAAATAGGAAAAAGATTAGTTGAAAAAGGGCATGAAGTTTCTATTGTTGTAGGTAATTATTCGCATTTATTACAAAGAAGATGGACAGAATTAAAAGATAATTATTTTGTAGAAAATGGTGTGGAATATTTTGTTGTAGATACAAGGGAGTATAAAAGTAACGGGGTAAGTAGATTTTTCTCTTCGTATGATTATTATAAAAATGGGAAAAAACTGCTATTAAAAAAACCAGATATAATTGTAGCATCTTCACCTCATCCTTTTGCTTGGAAGCTTGGAAGTTATTATTCTAAAAAGTATAAAGTACCGTATGTAGTGGAAATTAGAGATATATGGCCAGATGATTTAATTGAAGCTGGAATATTACCAGTAAAACATATAGTTGTTAAGGTTTTTGATTATATGTGCAAAAAGTATTATTCTAAATCTTCTGGTATAATAAGTCTTGTGCCAGATATTTCAGAACATTTAAAAAGATTAAAGATTATTTTTGAAAAACCAATATATTTTATACCTAATGGTATTGATACCAAAATATTTAACAATGTTATGAGAGAAGATATTGTTGATGAGTTATTTAATAAGATTCCAGAAAATACAATTAAGATTGTATATACGGGTTCACTAGGCCCTTCTAACGGGTTGGATTATATAGTTAAAGAAATAAAAAAATTACCTGATAATTTAAAAAATAAATTTTCATTTGTTTTTATAGGTGCTGGTTCGAAAAAAGATGAATTAAAAAAGATAGCTCAAAGTGAAAAAAATGTGTATTTTTTTGATCCAATACCTAAAAAGTATATTCCATATTTAATTAAGGAAAAAAGTGATATATTGTTGTTTTCTCTTAGTGACTTTAACAATACAAAATATCCAGCATATAGCTCTTTCAAATTAATGGATTATATGGCATCTGGTAAACCTATCTTGAGTATTTATCATCCTGGCTTACTACTATCTGAAACAGAAGACGCAATTTTTTATATTCCAAAAAAAGAAGGATCATTTGAAAAAGCAATTTTTTATATTTTTAATAACTTAGATGATGTCTTAAAAATGGGTAAAAAAAATAAAGAATATATAGAAAAATATAGAAAATGGGATGTATTAGTAGAAGAATTTGAAGATATTTTGATTAGCATGTTGAAGAAATGA
- the wecB gene encoding non-hydrolyzing UDP-N-acetylglucosamine 2-epimerase, whose product MKVLSLVGARPQFIKEAVIHKEFERNGIKEILVHSGQHYDKNMSGIFFETLKIKVPDYYLNVGSGNHGEMTGKIMIEFEKVVIKEKPDVILVYGDTNTTLAGALVASKLKIPVAHIEAGIRQEPKDMPEEINRVLTDRISKYLFCPSELAVKNLKAEGITKGVYFVGDVMYDLYKIMEPKFNYDVFNDLKLKENEYIVMTLHRDFNVDNNEKLEKILQQVEKISKETTIVFTVHPRTKKRIKEFNLEKYLEKVIVLEPIDYLNLMGLVKRCWKIITDSGGLQKEAYFSKKQAIVIMPDTGWRELIELKWNKLANENNIYEKIFEDNNSDYPNNVYGNGEANKKIIKIILNNQELKF is encoded by the coding sequence ATGAAAGTATTAAGTTTGGTAGGTGCAAGACCACAGTTTATAAAAGAGGCAGTCATACATAAAGAATTCGAAAGAAATGGGATAAAAGAAATTTTAGTTCACTCAGGTCAACATTATGATAAGAATATGTCTGGTATATTCTTTGAAACATTAAAAATAAAAGTGCCAGATTATTATTTAAATGTTGGGTCAGGGAATCATGGTGAAATGACTGGTAAAATAATGATAGAGTTTGAAAAGGTAGTAATAAAGGAAAAGCCAGATGTAATTTTAGTGTATGGGGATACAAATACAACACTTGCGGGGGCACTGGTAGCAAGTAAACTGAAAATACCTGTAGCTCATATTGAGGCTGGTATTAGGCAAGAGCCAAAGGATATGCCAGAAGAAATAAATAGAGTATTAACAGATAGAATTTCGAAGTATCTTTTTTGCCCAAGTGAGCTTGCAGTAAAAAATTTAAAAGCTGAAGGAATTACAAAAGGTGTCTACTTTGTTGGAGATGTGATGTATGACTTATATAAAATAATGGAGCCTAAATTTAACTATGATGTCTTTAACGATTTAAAATTAAAGGAAAATGAATATATAGTTATGACATTACACAGAGACTTTAATGTTGATAATAATGAAAAATTAGAAAAAATACTTCAGCAAGTAGAAAAAATATCTAAAGAAACAACAATAGTATTTACAGTGCATCCAAGAACTAAAAAAAGAATAAAAGAATTTAATTTAGAAAAGTATTTAGAAAAAGTTATAGTATTAGAACCGATAGATTATTTGAATTTAATGGGATTAGTTAAAAGATGTTGGAAAATAATAACAGATAGTGGCGGTTTACAAAAAGAAGCGTATTTTTCTAAAAAACAGGCAATAGTAATTATGCCAGATACTGGTTGGAGGGAATTAATAGAATTAAAATGGAATAAATTAGCAAATGAAAACAATATTTATGAAAAAATATTTGAAGATAACAATTCAGACTATCCAAATAATGTATATGGGAATGGTGAAGCTAACAAAAAAATTATTAAGATTATCTTAAATAATCAGGAGTTGAAATTTTGA
- a CDS encoding glycosyltransferase family 4 protein, with protein MEGRNIYIITNSYPEKFETFNSQEMEFAIKNFNNVKILSFSRHKPCNNSNSKVSHFNLFQGILELLFPKNKSNYLKYLKVLKFVFVKNPKEFIRNIYSYLLALAILRKIKLKPNDIIFSYWLSRATIIAYYISIITNTEFVCQGHGSDIYIHPPKNLNKILKKAKAVITISQTNKNYLAKKYQIPPEKIKVFRLGVSLEFYNKLKAKKSLVNNKKESFIRFLSVSRYIPVKGVDILLKAVYDLVYNKNIKNIRFEIFGGGKLYRKYMSFVKKHKLNNYVKLNQWIEKDKLIVELLKSDCFVLSSRSEGLPVVLMEATAASLPIVATNVGGVSEIAIENFNAILAKELSPKSLSKAIEEFLKLDENKIKEMKENSENLYLNNYILEKNITEKYEFLQRL; from the coding sequence ATGGAAGGTAGAAATATATACATTATTACAAATTCTTACCCTGAAAAATTTGAAACTTTTAATTCCCAAGAAATGGAATTCGCAATTAAAAATTTTAATAATGTAAAAATTTTAAGCTTTTCTAGGCACAAGCCTTGCAATAACAGCAACAGCAAAGTTAGTCATTTTAATTTGTTCCAAGGTATTCTAGAACTTTTATTTCCCAAAAATAAATCTAATTATCTTAAATATTTAAAAGTTCTAAAATTTGTTTTTGTAAAAAATCCTAAAGAATTCATTAGAAACATATACTCATATCTTCTAGCTCTTGCAATTCTAAGGAAAATAAAACTTAAGCCTAATGATATCATATTTTCCTATTGGTTATCAAGAGCTACCATCATTGCTTACTATATCAGTATAATAACTAATACTGAATTTGTTTGCCAAGGTCACGGTTCAGATATATATATACATCCCCCGAAAAACTTGAATAAAATACTTAAAAAAGCTAAAGCAGTTATTACAATATCTCAAACAAACAAAAATTACCTTGCTAAAAAATATCAAATACCTCCTGAGAAAATAAAAGTGTTTAGGTTAGGAGTTTCTCTAGAGTTTTACAATAAATTAAAAGCTAAAAAATCCTTGGTTAATAACAAAAAAGAAAGTTTTATAAGATTCTTAAGTGTATCTAGATACATTCCAGTGAAAGGTGTTGACATTCTTCTAAAAGCTGTTTATGATCTTGTATACAACAAAAACATTAAAAATATCCGCTTTGAAATTTTCGGCGGTGGAAAGCTATATAGAAAATATATGTCTTTTGTAAAAAAACATAAGTTAAATAACTATGTTAAGTTGAATCAGTGGATTGAAAAAGACAAGCTAATCGTAGAACTATTAAAAAGTGATTGTTTTGTTCTTTCAAGTAGAAGTGAAGGCCTACCAGTAGTTCTAATGGAAGCAACTGCAGCTTCTCTTCCAATTGTCGCAACAAACGTCGGCGGGGTCAGCGAAATTGCTATTGAAAATTTCAACGCAATTTTAGCGAAAGAGCTTTCTCCAAAAAGTTTAAGTAAAGCTATTGAAGAGTTTTTGAAGCTCGATGAAAACAAAATCAAGGAAATGAAAGAAAATTCAGAAAATTTGTATCTCAACAATTATATACTCGAAAAAAACATCACTGAAAAATACGAGTTTTTACAAAGACTATAA
- a CDS encoding glycosyltransferase translates to MNLIFVALDNRDDPTSIGPSLKIKQQCEALEFNGINVYELIVKNKAIYIRNGEEIKKIYDFKNKSVIEGNESIFLRKLKILRRMKEIFDILIDYIKSEKIETAYVRNLLPWNYFAVKFIKKLRKIEKVVILDVPTYPYDKELSKINLILDSFYNKHLKGKIDFIVTTSDESKIYGIKAIKITNGIDVKRYKLKRKIEKEDEINLIGVANVSPWHGYDRVIRGLKEYYKDSPNVKVFFHIVGEGRGLNNLKALTKNLGLTEYVIFHGYKTGERLDEIFDISNIAIGSLGLHRIGLLKSSTLKLREYCARGIPFIFSSTDEDFEESFEFMFRVPSDESPINIKEILNFYKHIKNKNYPSLMRSYAERKLSWNNKMKKIVDELKKVLDNMN, encoded by the coding sequence ATGAATTTAATTTTTGTAGCTCTTGATAATCGCGATGATCCAACTTCAATAGGGCCTTCTTTAAAAATAAAACAGCAGTGTGAAGCCTTAGAATTTAATGGAATTAATGTATATGAGCTTATAGTGAAAAATAAGGCTATATATATTAGAAATGGAGAAGAAATAAAAAAAATTTATGATTTTAAAAATAAAAGTGTTATTGAAGGAAATGAAAGTATATTTTTGAGAAAATTGAAAATTTTACGCAGAATGAAAGAGATTTTTGACATTTTGATAGATTATATAAAAAGTGAAAAAATTGAAACTGCTTATGTTAGAAATTTACTACCTTGGAATTATTTTGCTGTAAAATTTATTAAAAAATTGAGAAAAATAGAAAAAGTTGTGATTTTAGATGTACCTACATACCCATACGATAAAGAACTATCTAAAATTAATTTAATTTTAGATAGTTTTTATAATAAACATCTAAAAGGGAAAATTGATTTTATTGTTACCACTTCCGATGAAAGTAAAATCTATGGAATAAAAGCTATAAAAATTACAAATGGCATTGATGTTAAAAGATATAAGCTTAAACGAAAAATAGAAAAAGAAGATGAAATTAATTTAATAGGTGTTGCCAATGTATCTCCCTGGCACGGGTATGATAGGGTAATTAGAGGGCTTAAGGAATATTACAAAGATAGTCCTAATGTAAAAGTATTCTTTCATATAGTTGGAGAAGGGAGGGGACTTAATAATTTAAAAGCTTTAACTAAAAATCTAGGCCTTACAGAATATGTTATATTTCATGGATATAAAACTGGTGAAAGATTAGACGAGATATTTGATATTAGCAATATTGCGATTGGCTCACTTGGTTTGCATAGAATAGGTCTTTTAAAATCAAGCACCTTAAAGTTAAGAGAATATTGTGCAAGAGGTATACCATTTATATTTTCTTCCACTGATGAAGATTTTGAAGAAAGTTTTGAATTTATGTTTAGGGTTCCTTCCGATGAAAGCCCAATAAACATAAAAGAAATATTAAATTTTTACAAACATATAAAAAATAAAAATTATCCTTCTCTGATGAGAAGTTATGCAGAAAGAAAATTAAGCTGGAATAATAAAATGAAAAAGATTGTGGATGAGCTCAAAAAAGTATTGGATAATATGAACTAG